The proteins below come from a single Miscanthus floridulus cultivar M001 chromosome 1, ASM1932011v1, whole genome shotgun sequence genomic window:
- the LOC136460642 gene encoding uncharacterized protein: protein MRHDRKHGCHVLVSSTTVAGVGPEHCSWDVITLTCEGRGAAQGAQRALQRDHGSRPQFCVETRFAALNFVGFAKTWLHTVERCERITEWPTLCKLVMGRFDKDQYPLILKQFEATVQTASVAEFITEFEQAAHSLLLYNPNYDETYFVTRFLAGLKEEIRAGIVLHRPPDVDTASALALLQEAELGKSKGRPQVKDGYKSSFKAFGDKVRTGEAEKPKPQSLLPEQEDKLTTLKSFRRRNGLCLKCRNKWSKDHECPPQVPLHVIEELLDALETIGVDDSEPDCEVLEETVMAVGHATLSDQAKRRTMKLCGQIGGKEVLILVDSGSVASFISTQLADSLQLQSVQCNQANFVTADGSPIVCSRQVQNLKWKVQGHYFMTTVGILPLKCFDMVLGEDWLEECSPMWVHWSNKIMRFTYQGKRIELYGVMHQVDQCTAISAHCLQGLFTKEAVQFCLQLKLEMPQTQLTAASQELHSISLSDSVEVPVEVRELLSTYEDLFQEPNALPPQRSFDHHIQLLPGAPPVSIRPYKYSPAQKDEKEKQLAEMLKNGIIKPSQSPYASPVLLSVMSFIFAALLRRSVLVFMDDILIYSATLEEHHEILYLGHCISKDGVATEKAKISAVEHWPMPTNVKELRGFLGLTGYYRNKPFVLETDASEVGFGAVLLQDSHPVAYLSKVVCPKNQALPTYEKECLAIILAVEKWRPYLQNAEFIIRTDHKSLLHLTEQRITSRIQQKALLKLKDLQFKIIYKQGALNQAADALSRCYSPQSIMAVSFANPDWLDRVKLGYSDDPLAMQMLSNPTGDYSVTDGIIRHQGRIWLGSNSLALQAVQSSGVGGHSGFQATYYRIRHLFSWPGMKVAIAKYVQECQAYLDSVYKLHGLPQGKVSDCDKIFTSAVWKELFRMSDTQLMMSSSYHPQIDGQSERLNQCLEGFLRFAYKLQLPAACRIHPVVHISELKRHVPPSVRIEDDITQIPDDPNVQDVPIHALLGKGSRVVHQILVQWNSLPASLATWEEAKDLHQRFPKCPAWDQAGF, encoded by the exons ATGCGCCATGATCGTAAGCATGGTTGTCATGTCCTCGTCAGTTCCACCACCGTGGCGGGAGTTGGACCTGAACATTGCTCCTGGGACGTCATCACGCTCACATGTGAGGGACGTGGAGCGGCCCAAGGGGCACAGCGAGCACTGCAGCGGGATCATGGATCCCGACCGCAGTTCTGCGTGGAG ACCCGCTTTGCGGCTTTGAACTTTGTCGGCTTCGCGAAGACATGGTTGCACACGGTGGAGCGGTGCGAACGCATTACTGAGTGGCCCACTCTTTGCAAGTTGGTGATGGGGCGTTTCGACAAAGACCAGTACCCATTGATTCTCAAGCAATTTGAAGCCACGGTTCAGACTGCCTCTGTGGCTGAATTCATAACAGAGTTTGAGCAAGCTGCCCATAGTTTGCTGCTATACAATCCAAACTATGATGAAACATACTTTGTCACGAGGTTTCTTGCAGGCCTCAAGGAGGAAATTCGTGCTGGTATTGTGCTGCATAGGCCACCTGATGTCGATACAGCGAGCGCCTTGGCTCTTCTGCAGGAGGCTGAGCTCGGCAAGTCTAAGGGCAGACCTCAGGTGAAAGATGGTTACAAGAGCTCATTTAAGGCATTTGGTGACAAGGTGAGGACAGGTGAGGCTGAGAAACCCAAGCCACAGTCTCTGTTACCTGAGCAAGAGGACAAGTTGACAACACTTAAGAGTTTCAGACGCCGAAATGGGCTGTGTTTAAAATGTCGTAACAAATGGAGCAAAGATCATGAGTGCCCCCCTCAAGTGCCTTTGCATGTCATTGAGGAGCTGTTGGATGCCCTGGAAACCATAGGAGTGGATGATTCTGAGCCTGATTGTGAAGTTCTGGAGGAAACAGTAATGGCAGTTGGTCATGCCACTCTTTCAGATCAAGCTAAAAGAAGAACTATGAAACTGTGTGGACAGATTGGGGGCAAGGAGGTGCTGATCTTGGTGGATTCTGGTAGTGTGGCCTCTTTTATCAGCACTCAGTTGGCAGATAGTCTCCAGTTACAGTCTGTCCAATGCAATCAAGCCAACTTTGTGACTGCAGATGGCAGTCCCATAGTCTGCAGTAGACAGGTTCAAAATTTGAAGTGGAAGGTGCAGGGCCATTATTTTATGACCACAGTGGGGATTCTTCCACTCAAGTGCTTTGATATGGTGTTGGGAGAAGATTGGCTTGAAGAATGCAGCCCAATGTGGGTGCATTGGTCTAACAAAATCATGAGGTTCACCTATCAAGGGAAAAGGATTGAGCTATATGGGGTCATGCATCAGGTTGATCAGTGTACTGCTATTTCTGCTCACTGTTTGCAAGGATTGTTTACAAAGGAAGCTGTTCAGTTTTGTCTACAGCTGAAACTGGAAATGCCCCAAACACAGTTGACAGCTGCATCACAGGAACTGCATTCTATCAGTTTATCTGATTCAGTTGAGGTACCAGTTGAGGTCAGGGAGCTCCTTAGCACTTATGAGGATCTCTTTCAGGAACCCAATGCTTTGCCACCACAGAGATCTTTCGACCATCACATACAACTGTTACCAGGAGCTCCACCTGTCAGCATCAGGCCATACAAGTACTCACCTgctcaaaaggatgagaaagaaaaacaGTTGGCTGAAATGCTCAAGAATGGAATTATCAAACCAAGCCAAAGCCCCTATGCTTCTCCAGTACTATTG AGTGTGATGAGTTTCATATTTGCTGCTCTCTTAAGAAGAAGTGTCCTTGTATTCATGGATGACATTCTTATTTACTCAGCTACATTGGAGGAGCAT CATGAAATATTATACTTGGGTCATTGCATATCTAAGGATGGTGTAGCTACTGAAAAAGCAAAGATCTCTGCTGTGGAGCACTGGCCTATGCCAACAAATGTGAAAGAACTCAGGGGATTCTTAGGCCTCACAGGATATTACAGGAA TAAGCCATTTGTACTAGAAACTGATGCCAGTGAGGTGGGTTTTGGGGCTGTTCTGTTGCAAGATTCTCACCCTGTGGCATATCTGAGCAAAGTTGTGTGTCCTAAGAACCAAGCTCTGCCAACCTATGAAAAAGAATGCCTGGCTATAATTCTTGCAGTAGAGAAGTGGCGTCCTTATTTACAAAATGCTGAATTCATCATTAGAACTGATCACAAAAGCCTGCTTCACTTAACTGAGCAAAGAATCACTTCTAGAATTCAGCAGAAGGCATTGTTAAAATTGAAGGATCTCCAGTTTAAAATCATCTATAAGCAAGGAGCTCTGAATCAGGCAGCTGATGCTCTTTCCAGGTGTTATTCTCCACAATCTATTATGGCTGTCTCTTTTGCTAACCCTGACTGGTTGGACAGAGTGAAGTTGGGGTATAGTGATGACCCCCTTGCTATGCAGATGCTATCTAACCCAACTGGAGATTATTCTGTCACTGATGGAATCATTAGACATCAGGGAAGAATATGGTTGGGATCAAATTCTCTAGCACTGCAAGCTGTTCAAAGTTCTGGAGTTGGGGGCCATTCAGGATTTCAGGCCACTTACTACCGTATCAGGCATTTATTTTCTTGGCCAGGAATGAAGGTTGCAATAGCTAAGTATGTACAAGAATGTCAG GCTTACCTTGATTCAGTGTACAAGTTGCATGGGTTACCACAAGGAAAAGTTTCAGACTGTGATAAGATCTTCACCAGTGCTGTGTGGAAGGAACTATTTCGGATGTCTGATACTCAGCTCATGATGAGCTCGTCATATCATCCGCAGATTGATGGGCAGTCAGAACGTCTGAACCAATGCTTGGAAGGCTTTTTGCGCT TTGCATACAAGCTTCAGTTACCAGCTGCTTGTCGTATTCACCCAGTGGTTCACATATCTGAATTGAAGCGACATGTACCTCCTTCAGTTCGTATTGAGGATGACATCACTCAGATTCCGGATGACCCAAATGTTCAGGATGTGCCAATCCACGCACTCCTCGGAAAGGGGTCCCGAGTAGTACATCAGATTCTGGTGCAATGGAATTCTTTGCCAGCTTCTTTAGCAACatgggaagaagccaaagatctCCATCAGCGGTTTCCAAAGTGTCCAGCTTGGGATCAAGCTGGTTTCTGA